CCGGCACCTCCGGCCCGGGCGCCACCAACCTCGTCACCCCCATCACCGACGCCTACATGGACAGCGTGCCCATGCTGGCCCTCACCGGCCAGGTGGGATCCACGCGGGTGGGCACCGACGCCTTCCAGGAGGCCGACATCGTGGGCATCTCACTGCCCGTGGTGAAGCACTCGTGGCTGGTGAAGGACGCGCATGAGTTGCCCACCGTGCTCGAGGAGGCCATCTACGTCGCCACCACCGGGCGCCCCGGCCCCGTGCTGGTGGACGTGTGCGTGGACCAGTGGGCCGTGGAGGTGGACGACTACGCCGGTCCGTTCCCGCCCGAGATGCCCGGCTACCGGCCGCCGGCATCCAGCGGCCACCCGCGCCAGCTTCAGGCCGCTGCCCGGGCGATCGCCGAGTCGACGAAGCCCATGCTCTACGCCGGCGGCGGCATCATCGCCAGCAACGCCGCAGAGGAGCTCACCCGCATGGCCGAGGTGGCACAGATCCCCGTCACCACCACCCTCATGGGCATCGGGGGCTTCCCGGCGTCCAACCCACTGTTCGTCGGCATGCCCGGCATGCACGGCATCGCGGCCAGCACCTTCGCCATGCAGGAGAGCGACCTCATCCTGGCCGTGGGCGTGCGCTTCGATGAGCGCGTGCTCTCCACCGTGATGAACGAGTGGGCACCGAACGCCAAGATCATCCACATCGACGTCGACCCGGCCGAGATCGGCAAGAACCGCGCTGCGCACATCGGCATCGCCGGCGAGGCCAAGGCGGTGCTCGACGCCCTGGCCGACGCCTACGTGCAGCAGGAGTCGCGCCACGACGACGCCGCGCGCGCCGCGTGGATGAGCCGTATCAACGCGTGGCTCGAGGAGTACCCCTACACCATCGACGACGACGAGCCGGGCGTCATCGCCCCGCAGAACGTGATCAGATCGGTTTACGACATCACCGGCGGCGACGCCATCGTTGCCACCGAGGTGGGCCAGCACCAGATGTGGGCCGCGCAGTTCTACCCGTTCGAGAAGCCGCGCCGGTGGATCACCTCGGGCGGCCTCGGCACGATGGGCTTCGGTCTGCCCGCCGCGCTGGGCGCGCAGGTGGCGTTCCCCGATGAGCTCGTGGTGGACATCGCCGGCGATGGCTCGTTCGAGATGACCCTGCAGGAGCTCTCCACCGCGCAGACCTACGGGCTGCCTGTGAAGATCGTCATCCTCAACAACGGCTTCCTCGGCATGGTGCGCCAGTGGCAGGAGCTCTTCTGGGACAAGCGGTACTCCAACACCAGCTTCGGTGAGTTCCAGCCGGACTTTGCCGCCTTGGCCGGTGCCTACGGCATCCCCGGGATGCGCATCGAGGACCCGGACGAGCTCGAGGACGCCCTGCGCGAGACGCTCTCCACCGACGGCCCCGCGCTCATCGACATCCAGGTGAACCGCGACGCCAAGGTGTTTCCCATGGTCCCGCAGGGTAAGGGCCCCGACGCCATGCTCGTGAGGGATCCCGCCAAGTAGCCGACGCCTGAGGGTGTCCGCGTCGACGCGGGATCTTCATAACGGGGGACGCAGGCACTGACCGTACTCAGCGCGAATGCACGGCAACGCGCGCACAATATGAGGGCAGCCGCTGTTCACCACCCACCCATGGGATCGAGCTGGCTTGAGCACCGCGTCCAATCAGGAAGCCGGGATGGCCATCGGGTCGCTCGCACGCCGCACCGGCGTGCCGGTGGACACCCTTCGCGCGTGGGAGCGCCGCTACGGCGTGCTGCGCCCCACTCGCACCGCGGGGGGCCAGCGCCGGTACGGCGACCGCGACGTCGAGCGCGTGCTCTGGCTCGCCGCGCGGGTGGCCGAGGGGCAGCGCATCTCGGACGCCGCCGCAGCCCTCAACGCCTTCGGGCGCGAGGGTGAGCAGGCCGGCGCCGGCGCCGGGCCTACCGACGCGCTCGCATCGCGCCTCGCCGCCACCGCCCGCCAGGGTGACGGACCGCGCGTGGAGCTCGAGCTCGACCGGGCCTTCGGGGCGCTCCCCCTGGTGCAGGCGATGGAGCTCGTGGTCTTCCCAGCCCTCGCCGAGCTGGGCCAGCGATGGGCCGAGGGCGAGCAGGTGGTGGTGGGAGAGCACATGCTGAGCGCCGCCACGGAGCGGCGACTTGCCGCACGCCTCTCAGCGGCGCGCCGCCTGCGCGGGCCCATGGGCATCGTGGCCTGCCCATCGGGCGAGCGCCACGCGGTGGGCGCGCTGTGCCTCGCGGTGCTCATGGCGCAGGACGGCTGGCGCGTGAGCTTCCTCGGCGCCGACACGCCGCTCCCCGACGCCGACTCCATCGCGCAGGCGCGTCGCGCCCGGGCCTGCGTGGCCGTGTGCACAAACCCCGGATCGGCCACGATGGCTGCCGGGCAGATCGCCGAACTGTCGAACGCCCAGCTGTGGGTGCTGGCCGGGCCCGACGCACCCGACCCCGGCGCGCACCAGATGCCCGTGTGGGGCCCCACGCTCGAGGATGCCCGCACTGCGGCGGCCCTGCGGGCGGCCGACTCCGGCTCGCGGTAGCCCCGGACGCAGCGAGGGCACCGGTCGGAGGCCCTCCCCGGTGACTCCCGTCCCCGACGCGGGTTACCTGCCGCGTACCGTCAGTCGGATACCGCGCCACGGGTTGACGGCGTACCCGGGAATCGTCTGCGGGGTGGTGCCCACCGCCGACAACCACATCTGGTACGCCGTGGCCGTAACGACGCCGCCGTGCCAGCGACGCCAGACGATCTTGGGGTTCTGATCGGGCGGCGGCGCTGAGATGGTATCGGTGGTCTCCACCACGTTGCCACCCTGGTCGAGCGTGCCCCAGGGCGAGCGCGTGGCCGCCTGCCCCACGGTGCTCACGTTGCCCACGTAGATCTTCGCGGCGGGAACGAACGGGGTGATCGCGCACTGCGCGGCGGTGAACTGCGACGGGCACCAGTTCGGGGCGATGCCGGGCAGCGCCTCGAAGCTCGCCAGCGGCTGCGTGCCGGCGTTGGTCACGTTGCCGTTGGCGTCGAGTTGCGTCTGGTTGGGCTGCTGGCCCGACGCGCACCCCTGGGTGTCCACGGCGCAGTTGGTGTAGATGCCCGGGTTCGTCGGGTAGTCCCACCATGAGAACTTGCCGCCGCCGTTCGGGTCGAAATAGGCGGCCTTGATCCACTCATCCTGGCTCGACACCGCGAATCCCGACTTCAGGTTGCGCGTGGCCTTGCGGTTCTTCATGGTGTACTGGCCGGTCTCGGTCTTGGTCGAGAGCCGCACGGTGAACGTGGTCACGGCCAGTCGCGTGCCGGCGGGCGTGGTGACGAACCTCCGACGCTTCGACAGCTGCGTGCCGTTCTGGATCGAGTTGGCCAGGCGGGCGCCGCGCGAGAAGTCACCCTGGTTGTAGGGCTTGTTGGCCCACACCGGCGATGACACGTAGTACCGCTGGCCGCGCGGGGAGCGCATGTTCTTGTTGATCGACCCGTACTTGGGCCACATGCGCGAGCTCTGGGCGATGTCCCACAGGTGGCGCGGGTTGCGGCCCAGTGGGTCCGCGGTGTTGAGGAACGTCACGTACTGCGCGGTGGTGAGCTCGGTCTCGCCGATCTGGTACGGGTACGCCACGCTGCCCACCTGCATGCAGGACGTTGCCGAGACCTTCTGCACCGACGGATCGGGGTTGGCGCTGACGGCCGCCCGCACCGCGGGGAAGGCCTGCAGGCACG
The Actinomycetota bacterium genome window above contains:
- the ilvB gene encoding biosynthetic-type acetolactate synthase large subunit, giving the protein MRGVDATLEILKRNGVDAIFGIPGGPLIPLFDALFDDSDLRLFLTRHEQGAGHMAEGYAKASGRLAVCTGTSGPGATNLVTPITDAYMDSVPMLALTGQVGSTRVGTDAFQEADIVGISLPVVKHSWLVKDAHELPTVLEEAIYVATTGRPGPVLVDVCVDQWAVEVDDYAGPFPPEMPGYRPPASSGHPRQLQAAARAIAESTKPMLYAGGGIIASNAAEELTRMAEVAQIPVTTTLMGIGGFPASNPLFVGMPGMHGIAASTFAMQESDLILAVGVRFDERVLSTVMNEWAPNAKIIHIDVDPAEIGKNRAAHIGIAGEAKAVLDALADAYVQQESRHDDAARAAWMSRINAWLEEYPYTIDDDEPGVIAPQNVIRSVYDITGGDAIVATEVGQHQMWAAQFYPFEKPRRWITSGGLGTMGFGLPAALGAQVAFPDELVVDIAGDGSFEMTLQELSTAQTYGLPVKIVILNNGFLGMVRQWQELFWDKRYSNTSFGEFQPDFAALAGAYGIPGMRIEDPDELEDALRETLSTDGPALIDIQVNRDAKVFPMVPQGKGPDAMLVRDPAK
- a CDS encoding MerR family transcriptional regulator; protein product: MSTASNQEAGMAIGSLARRTGVPVDTLRAWERRYGVLRPTRTAGGQRRYGDRDVERVLWLAARVAEGQRISDAAAALNAFGREGEQAGAGAGPTDALASRLAATARQGDGPRVELELDRAFGALPLVQAMELVVFPALAELGQRWAEGEQVVVGEHMLSAATERRLAARLSAARRLRGPMGIVACPSGERHAVGALCLAVLMAQDGWRVSFLGADTPLPDADSIAQARRARACVAVCTNPGSATMAAGQIAELSNAQLWVLAGPDAPDPGAHQMPVWGPTLEDARTAAALRAADSGSR